From one Vanacampus margaritifer isolate UIUO_Vmar chromosome 12, RoL_Vmar_1.0, whole genome shotgun sequence genomic stretch:
- the marveld1 gene encoding MARVEL domain-containing protein 1, producing MAPQQAQSQVRQHMVKFLRSFPGVARLLQIVFGAGLWVTIAANKYEGSIHFVLFVAVLFWLLSLGLFFVTLLDKQDAVPVLGGPRWLCTNLALDVAAAALYLPAVGVMVYKTDRNSYCNLEQYKHFCLYKVYLTAAVFACLCCLAFLLSVVYGACRKSRGEQTVI from the coding sequence ATGGCACCGCAGCAAGCGCAGTCGCAGGTGAGGCAGCACATGGTCAAGTTCCTCCGGAGCTTCCCGGGGGTCGCCCGCCTGCTGCAGATCGTCTTCGGCGCCGGCCTGTGGGTCACCATCGCCGCCAACAAGTACGAGGGTTCCATCCACTTCGTCCTCTTCGTGGCGGTGCTCTTCTGGCTCCTGAGCCTGGGCCTCTTCTTCGTCACGCTGCTGGACAAGCAGGACGCCGTGCCCGTGCTGGGCGGCCCCCGCTGGCTGTGCACCAACCTGGCGCTCGACgtggccgccgccgccctctACCTGCCCGCGGTGGGGGTCATGGTGTACAAGACGGATCGCAATTCTTACTGCAACCTGGAGCAGTACAAGCACTTTTGCCTGTACAAGGTCTACCTGACGGCCGCCGTGTTCGCCTGCCTGTGCTGCCTGGCTTTCTTGCTCTCGGTGGTCTACGGGGCCTGCAGGAAGAGCCGAGGGGAGCAGACGGTCATCTGA